One window from the genome of Haemorhous mexicanus isolate bHaeMex1 chromosome 22, bHaeMex1.pri, whole genome shotgun sequence encodes:
- the KSR1 gene encoding kinase suppressor of Ras 1 isoform X2 codes for MDRAAALRAAGMLERKERSGGEAAGPRGLPAVRSTLQQCGLLQDLIDISLSNLRGLRTKCAASNDLTQQEIRTLEVKLIDYIHRQRQCKLSVPLSDRTAELNSYPRFNDWLDIVNVRKEVVQRIPEELTLDALLEMNESKVKETMKRCGARDEECSRLNGALSCLRKVTESGGELRDDVPLALPERRDSSCSQPDPAWSPCGPAKGSQQQPRSAPTAAPCEPCPWAESLLEPLVLPAAGGRPRTPHSITVTPPATPQPRRRHRLKPPRTPPPPCRKVFQLLPNFPTLTRSKSHESQLGNRIDEVPPIKFELSQGSPQTVRRDFGLAVTHRFSTKSWLSQICQVCQKSMMFGVKCKYCRLKCHNKCTKEAPACRISFLPITKIRRTESVPSDINNPVDRPTEPQFGTLPKALTKKEHPPAINHLDSSSNPSSTTSSTPSSPAPFQSSNPPSATPPPNPSPMGQRDGRFNFPAAYYLQHRQQFIFPEIPSPAQTAQLPETAADTNAAQQPGTGGGAREAQVEEAEAGKSEPEDDEDEVEDLPNRRPHLQGMIYRKPSQTSVYLQEWDIPFEQIQLGDPIGQGRWGKVYKGKWHGEVAIRLLEIDGNNQDHLKLFKKEVMNYRQTRHENVVLFMGACMNPPHLAIITSFCKGRTLHSFVRDPKISLDINKTRQIAQEIIKGMGYLHAKGIVHKDLKSKNVFYDNGKVVITDFGLFGISGVVQEGRRENELKLPHDWLCYLAPEIVREMAPGKDEDKLPFSKAADIYAFGTVWYELQAREWPFRTQPAEALIWQIGSGEGVRQVLATVSLGKEVNEILSACWAFDLSERPSFTVLMEMLEKLPKLNRRLSHPGHFWKSADINSSKVVLRFERFGLGILEPSNPKL; via the exons GTGAAGCTGATTGACTACATCCACCGGCAGCGGCAGTGCAAGCTGAGCGTGCCCCTGAGCGACCGCACCGCCGAGCTCAACAGCTACCCCCGCTTCAACGACTGGCTGGACATCGTCAACGTCAGGAAGGAGGTGGTGCAG AGAATACCAGAGGAGCTGACCCTGGATGCCTTACTAGAAATGAATGAGTCAAAGGTGAAAGAAACGATGAAGAGATGTGGAGCCAGAGATGAGGAGTGCTCCAGGCTCAACGGGGCCCTGAGCTGCCTGCGGAAGGTGACGGAGTCAG GAGGGGAGCTGAGGGACGATGTGCCGCTGGCCCTCCCCGAGCGCCGGGACAGCTCCTGCTCGCAGCCGGACCCCGCCTGGTCCCCGTGTGGCCCGGCCaagggcagccagcagcagccgcgcTCCGCGCCCACCGCCGCGCCCTGCgagccctgtccctgggcagagAGCCTGCTGGAGCCGCTGGTGCTGCCCGCGGCCGGGGGCAGGCCCAGGACCCCGCACAGCATCACCGTCACCCCCCCGGCCACGCCGCAGCCCAGGCGCCGGCACCGCCTGAAGCCGCCGCGGACGCCGCCGCCCCCCTGCCGCAAGgtgttccagctgctgcccaacTTCCCCACCCTCACCAGGAGCAAGTCCCACGAGTCTCAGCTGGGCAACAGGATCGACGAAGTTCCTCCAATAAA gTTCG AGCTCTCCCAGGGATCCCCCCAGACGGTACGAAGAGACTTTGGCCTGGCTGTGACTCACAG GTTCTCTacaaagtcctggttatctcagATTTGCCAAGTGTGCCAGAAGAGCATGATGTTCGGGGTGAAGTGTAAGTACTGCAG ATTAAAATGTCACAACAAATGTACTAAAGAGGCACCTGCTTGTAGAATATCCTTCCTTCCCA TAACAAAAATAAGAAGAACAGAGTCTGTCCCATCTGATATCAATAATCCAGTAGACAGACCCACAGAACCCCAGTTTGGAACTCTCCCCAAAGCACTAACTAAAAAG GAGCATCCACCAGCAATAAACCACCTGGACTCCAGCAGTAATCCTTCTTCTACAACCTCATCCACTCCATCTTCTCCAGCACCTTTCCAGTCTTCCAACCCTCCCAGTGCGACGCCGCCCCCCAACCCGTCCCCCATGGGCCAGAGGGACGGGCGGTTCAACTTCCCAG CTGCCTACTACCTTCAGCATAGACAACAGTTTATCTTCCCAG aaattcccagtCCTGCACAAACAGCACAGCTTCCAGAAACTGCTGCAGACACTAA cgctgcccagcagcCGGGCACGGGCGGAGGCGCACGGGAAGCACAG GTGGAGGAAGCAGAGGCGGGTAAGTCGGAGCCCGAGGACGATGAGGATGAGGTGGAAGATTTGCCCAACCGGCGGCCGCACCTGCAGGGGATGATCTACCGCAAACCCAGCCAGACCAGCGTGTACCTGCAGGAGTGGGACATCCCCTTCGAGCAGATCCAGCTGGGGGACCCCATCGGCCAGGGCCGCTGGGGCAAGGTCTACAAGGGCAAGTGGCACGGGGAGGTGGCCATCAGGCTGCTGGAGATCGACGGCAACAACCAGGATCATCTCAAGCTCTTCAAGAAGGAGGTGATGAACTACAGGCAGACCCGGCATGAGAACGTGGTGCTGTTCATGGGAGCCTGCATGAACCCCCCTCACTTGGCAATCATTACCAG CTTCTGCAAAGGAAGGACGCTGCACTCCTTTGTGAGGGACCCCAAGATCTCCCTGGACATCAACAAAACCAGGCAGATAGCACAGGAGATCATTAAG GGCATGGGGTATCTGCACGCAAAGGGGATTGTACATAAGGATCTGAAATCCAAAAATGTCTTCTATGACAATGGGAAAGTTGTGATCACCGACTTTGGATTATTTGGAATTTCGGGTGTGGTTCAGGAAGGAAG GAGGGAGAATGAACTGAAGCTGCCTCATGACTGGTTGTGCTACCTGGCCCCTGAGATTGTCCGTGAGATGGCCCCAGGGAAAGATGAAGACAAGCTGCCTTTCTCCAAAGCTGCAGATATCTATGCCTTTGG GACCGTGTGGTACGAGCTGCAGGCACGGGAGTGGCCCTTCAGGACCCAGCCTGCAGAGGCTCTCATCTGGCAGATCGGCAGCGGCGAGGGAGTGAGACAAGTCCTTGCCACTGTCAGCCTGGGCAAAGAGGTCAAT GAAATCCTCTCGGCCTGCTGGGCCTTCGACCTCAGTGAGAGGCCCAGCTTCACTGTCCTCATGGAAATGCTTGAAAAACTGCCAAAACTGAACCGCCGGCTCTCCCACCCAGGGCACTTCTGGAAGTCTGCTGA CATTAACAGTAGCAAAGTTGTCCTGCGTTTTGAAAGATTTGGCTTGGGAATCCTGGAGCCGAGTAACCCAAAGCTGTAG
- the KSR1 gene encoding kinase suppressor of Ras 1 isoform X1: MVSTCQQCFPEPSSCSPSELSQGSPQTVRRDFGLAVTHRFSTKSWLSQICQVCQKSMMFGVKCKYCRLKCHNKCTKEAPACRISFLPITKIRRTESVPSDINNPVDRPTEPQFGTLPKALTKKEHPPAINHLDSSSNPSSTTSSTPSSPAPFQSSNPPSATPPPNPSPMGQRDGRFNFPEIPSPAQTAQLPETAADTNAAQQPGTGGGAREAQVEEAEAGKSEPEDDEDEVEDLPNRRPHLQGMIYRKPSQTSVYLQEWDIPFEQIQLGDPIGQGRWGKVYKGKWHGEVAIRLLEIDGNNQDHLKLFKKEVMNYRQTRHENVVLFMGACMNPPHLAIITSFCKGRTLHSFVRDPKISLDINKTRQIAQEIIKGMGYLHAKGIVHKDLKSKNVFYDNGKVVITDFGLFGISGVVQEGRRENELKLPHDWLCYLAPEIVREMAPGKDEDKLPFSKAADIYAFGTVWYELQAREWPFRTQPAEALIWQIGSGEGVRQVLATVSLGKEVNEILSACWAFDLSERPSFTVLMEMLEKLPKLNRRLSHPGHFWKSADINSSKVVLRFERFGLGILEPSNPKL; encoded by the exons ATGGTGAGCACATGTCAGCAATGCTTCCCTGAACCCTCCTCTTGTTCTCCATCAGAGCTCTCCCAGGGATCCCCCCAGACGGTACGAAGAGACTTTGGCCTGGCTGTGACTCACAG GTTCTCTacaaagtcctggttatctcagATTTGCCAAGTGTGCCAGAAGAGCATGATGTTCGGGGTGAAGTGTAAGTACTGCAG ATTAAAATGTCACAACAAATGTACTAAAGAGGCACCTGCTTGTAGAATATCCTTCCTTCCCA TAACAAAAATAAGAAGAACAGAGTCTGTCCCATCTGATATCAATAATCCAGTAGACAGACCCACAGAACCCCAGTTTGGAACTCTCCCCAAAGCACTAACTAAAAAG GAGCATCCACCAGCAATAAACCACCTGGACTCCAGCAGTAATCCTTCTTCTACAACCTCATCCACTCCATCTTCTCCAGCACCTTTCCAGTCTTCCAACCCTCCCAGTGCGACGCCGCCCCCCAACCCGTCCCCCATGGGCCAGAGGGACGGGCGGTTCAACTTCCCAG aaattcccagtCCTGCACAAACAGCACAGCTTCCAGAAACTGCTGCAGACACTAA cgctgcccagcagcCGGGCACGGGCGGAGGCGCACGGGAAGCACAG GTGGAGGAAGCAGAGGCGGGTAAGTCGGAGCCCGAGGACGATGAGGATGAGGTGGAAGATTTGCCCAACCGGCGGCCGCACCTGCAGGGGATGATCTACCGCAAACCCAGCCAGACCAGCGTGTACCTGCAGGAGTGGGACATCCCCTTCGAGCAGATCCAGCTGGGGGACCCCATCGGCCAGGGCCGCTGGGGCAAGGTCTACAAGGGCAAGTGGCACGGGGAGGTGGCCATCAGGCTGCTGGAGATCGACGGCAACAACCAGGATCATCTCAAGCTCTTCAAGAAGGAGGTGATGAACTACAGGCAGACCCGGCATGAGAACGTGGTGCTGTTCATGGGAGCCTGCATGAACCCCCCTCACTTGGCAATCATTACCAG CTTCTGCAAAGGAAGGACGCTGCACTCCTTTGTGAGGGACCCCAAGATCTCCCTGGACATCAACAAAACCAGGCAGATAGCACAGGAGATCATTAAG GGCATGGGGTATCTGCACGCAAAGGGGATTGTACATAAGGATCTGAAATCCAAAAATGTCTTCTATGACAATGGGAAAGTTGTGATCACCGACTTTGGATTATTTGGAATTTCGGGTGTGGTTCAGGAAGGAAG GAGGGAGAATGAACTGAAGCTGCCTCATGACTGGTTGTGCTACCTGGCCCCTGAGATTGTCCGTGAGATGGCCCCAGGGAAAGATGAAGACAAGCTGCCTTTCTCCAAAGCTGCAGATATCTATGCCTTTGG GACCGTGTGGTACGAGCTGCAGGCACGGGAGTGGCCCTTCAGGACCCAGCCTGCAGAGGCTCTCATCTGGCAGATCGGCAGCGGCGAGGGAGTGAGACAAGTCCTTGCCACTGTCAGCCTGGGCAAAGAGGTCAAT GAAATCCTCTCGGCCTGCTGGGCCTTCGACCTCAGTGAGAGGCCCAGCTTCACTGTCCTCATGGAAATGCTTGAAAAACTGCCAAAACTGAACCGCCGGCTCTCCCACCCAGGGCACTTCTGGAAGTCTGCTGA CATTAACAGTAGCAAAGTTGTCCTGCGTTTTGAAAGATTTGGCTTGGGAATCCTGGAGCCGAGTAACCCAAAGCTGTAG